A stretch of DNA from Nonlabens ponticola:
GGTAAGGCACACCATCATAATAATTAGGCAGAATAAGGCCGTGCCAGTGTACCGATGTTTCAACATCCATTTGATTCGTCACATTAATAATGGCAAATTCACCTTCATTAAATTCTAAATTAGGACCTGGAATACCACCGTTTATTACCATTGCCTTCACGTCTTTACCCGTAATATTTACAGTTTTATAATCTATAGTTAAATTGTAGATACGTTCTGGCCAGTTGTCTATGTTTTCCTCACTATTGTTAGCCACAAAAGAATAATTTGATGTTTGAGCCACTGCCATAATTGACATAAAGAGCGCTGTAATTAATATGATTTTTCCTTTCATAGTTTTCTTAACTTTTTTAATTCGTAAAGTTAGAAATGTTAAAATCGTTTGATTTACGATATTTTGGATGATGTTTATTAAATTTTGTCTAATGATTTCCTAAAATTCTTGTTCATATTTTTATACTCAGTTAAACTTTTTCCAGTATGTTTTTTGAACTGTGCACTCAGATTTCCAACGCTCGAATATCCTATGAGCTGGCTTATCTCTGTAAAATTGTATTGATTGGATTGAATTAGTTCCTTCACTTTTTCAATCTTAAGATTGATGAAATACTGTTCAATGGTTTTTCCAGTGGTATAAGAAAACACTTTTGATATTTTACTGTAATCAGTATTAAGAATATCTGATAGATATTTTGAAAATACCTTGTTATCCTTAATAGGTAAGTCGTTCAATAGTTCTATGAGTTTATGCTTTATGTTTTCAGTTAAAATATCTTCCTGAGAAACTATAATTTCAAAATCATTTTGTTCTAGAACCTCATTTATAATTTTTAAATCCTTATTACCATTCTCTCGATAAGACATTTTACCTAGTTCAACATTTAGTATGTCGATACCATTTTCTTGCAACTCCGTGCGAACAACTTTTACGCAACGGCTACAGACCATATTTTTTATATATAAATTTTTCATTTTAGTTAGTCAAATAATTAATGATGGCTTGTTGAGTTAAATACGTCCGAACCGATTCTATCTGATTCATCTGAAATCTTAATTGCAGTTCCTGTATATCGAGCACATCGTTAAAATCTATCGTTCCCGTTTCATAATTCTTGATTAGAATTTGCTCGGCATCTTTGGCCTGCTTTAAATTCTTACTCTGAGTATTAAATTTAATTCGGGCCTGATTGCGTTGGGATATCGCTTTCGCGAAAGCGGATTCCAAAACATTCAATCGTTGCTCTTTTTGAGTTTCGATTTCCTGTTGGCGTAGCTCATTTTGCCTTGAAATGGACTTGTACCTATTGTTAAAAATGGGAATGGAAACCGAAACCATAGGCATCAATACATCTTTTCCATTGTCTATAGGGTTCATATCGGTACGCTCGCTTACCGGTAGATAATCCACACCAAAGCCAACCATAGGTAGGCTCTCGCGTTGATTGAGCAATTCTGATTGTGCTACGGATTCGTACAATTTATCGTACTTGAGCAGTTCAGGATTGAGCGATAGTGCGTCTGTTCCGTATATGGGGTCATCCTCTGGAATTTCCATTATTGCAACTATTTCAACCGTGCTATTTTCATCCCGATTTAGAAGATTATTGAAGGTTGTTTGTTCTGCGCCAAATTCCTCTTCCAATACCTCTCTTTGCTGCTGTAATTCATTTTGACGAATCTGTAATCGCAATACATCTACGGCAGATGCCTTGCCCACTTCTACCGAAGTCAGTGCAAGACGCTCATAAGTTTTTAATAGTTGGATGTTCTCGTCGAGTACCTTTTGCTTTGCTCTTGTTTCATACAACCTGTAATAGGATTGCGCTACTGATAGCGCCAATTTTCGTTTGGCGATTGTGATTTCCACGTATTCAGCTTCGGCCATTGAAGTCGCATAATTTTCACGTGCGGTAACGGTACCAAACCAGGGCAACATCTGTTTTACGCCTATCCGTGCTCGTTGTGCGCCCACCCTTGTTTCTGGCTCACTTACAAAATAGCCTGCGCTTACTTCAGTATTGGGTAACCAGTTTGCTTCATTGACCTTTTCTTCGGCAATATTGTAGCGCAATTCAAAAGCCTGAATCTCTGGATTATTATTTTCTGCTTCATCAATATAGGATTGTAATTGTTGCGCTTTCGCGAAAGCGGAAATAAACAAAAGACAGATTATGATTTTTATATTTTTCATTTGTTTGCTCTTTTAAGTTGGTATTCTTTTTTCCAGCTATATAGAACTGGTAAAAGGAAATAAGATGTGACGTCGATTATCATTCCGCCAAAAATGGGGATGGCCATCGGTATCATAATGTCGCTTCCTTTTCCTGTAGATGTGAGTACTGGCAACAATGCCAAAACTGTGGTCACGGTGGTCATCAAGCAAGGACGTATTCTTTTTCCTGCGGCTTCTAATGTGGCGAGACGTATGCCTTTTTTACTGTCTGGCTCGTTGCTTTTAAATGATTGGTCTAAATAGGTTGCCATTACCACACCATCATCAGTCGCAATACCGAAAAGGGCAATAAAACCGACCCACACGGCCACACTTAAATTGATGGTTTTCATATTGAACAAGTCCCGTAGGTTCTCGCCAAAAAAGCTGAAATTGAAAAACCAATCTTGACCGTATAACCAAATCATTATAAAGCCACCTGCAAAGGCTACGGCGATTGCTGTAAAAACCATAAGCGACGTAGAAACCGACTTGAACTGGAAATACAAAATCAAGAAAATGACCAGCAAACAAAGTGGCACAACCACCGATAACGTTTTTTCTGCCCGTAATTGATTTTCGTACGTTCCTGTAAATCGGTAACTGATGCCTTGTGGCACGACCAAATCGCCATTATCGATTTTCTGTTGAATGAGTGCTTGTGCATTTTCCACCACATCGACTTCGGCAAAGTCATCAAGCTTATCAAACAGCACGTAGCCAATCAAGAAGGTGTCTTCACTTTTAATGACCTGTGGACCTTGCTCATATCGTATATCTACCAATTCGCCCAAAGGCACCGGACTTCCAGTTGATACAGGAACATAGATACTTTTTAAGTCTTCTGGATTTGCACGCAATTC
This window harbors:
- a CDS encoding helix-turn-helix domain-containing protein, producing the protein MSYRENGNKDLKIINEVLEQNDFEIIVSQEDILTENIKHKLIELLNDLPIKDNKVFSKYLSDILNTDYSKISKVFSYTTGKTIEQYFINLKIEKVKELIQSNQYNFTEISQLIGYSSVGNLSAQFKKHTGKSLTEYKNMNKNFRKSLDKI
- a CDS encoding TolC family protein, whose translation is MKNIKIIICLLFISAFAKAQQLQSYIDEAENNNPEIQAFELRYNIAEEKVNEANWLPNTEVSAGYFVSEPETRVGAQRARIGVKQMLPWFGTVTARENYATSMAEAEYVEITIAKRKLALSVAQSYYRLYETRAKQKVLDENIQLLKTYERLALTSVEVGKASAVDVLRLQIRQNELQQQREVLEEEFGAEQTTFNNLLNRDENSTVEIVAIMEIPEDDPIYGTDALSLNPELLKYDKLYESVAQSELLNQRESLPMVGFGVDYLPVSERTDMNPIDNGKDVLMPMVSVSIPIFNNRYKSISRQNELRQQEIETQKEQRLNVLESAFAKAISQRNQARIKFNTQSKNLKQAKDAEQILIKNYETGTIDFNDVLDIQELQLRFQMNQIESVRTYLTQQAIINYLTN